One part of the Lycium ferocissimum isolate CSIRO_LF1 chromosome 8, AGI_CSIRO_Lferr_CH_V1, whole genome shotgun sequence genome encodes these proteins:
- the LOC132067560 gene encoding G-type lectin S-receptor-like serine/threonine-protein kinase At4g27290 isoform X2, whose protein sequence is MSSLFVFLFLLFCSSLKSLGAATTLASQNNSVIGDTIDANKWITIASTVVSSGGNFEMGFFTPGNNSNYYIGIWYKKLSVQTVIWVANRETPVSIYEMDFAQFKIVDGNLVLLNGTRHTIWSTNIKYSTNSNNSQVVATLFDDGNLILSNGDSKNSTNFLWTSFDHPSHTFMPGSKFGYNKRTRLKQVLTSWKSENDPSPGPFTHEVDMDKYSGQGVNMWNHSVIYWNSGPWTGNNFTGVPYQPNPMFNYTYVNNDDEVYYMYKFFNPALISRFVMDVNGQTKQFLWMDSTNAWSVFYTDPKQVCDVFAYCGAFGICNELNNSASTCDCLPGFKPKFEKDWGLNSFSSGCMRKTSLNCGKFSEKDRFWVHKNMRLPANNQTLRVQNEAECESACLENCGCVGYSYNSGNIGCLIWSGELLNLQQLSQDNANGSTIYVRLAASEFSSNKDEHQKQTSKKLKVAIPIGVIAALLFVSCFTYIYYRKRRSSKVKESSTKSLMQNTEGEGKELINIQDEDKGNIDVPFFSLESILVATDDFSEQNKLGQGGFGPVYKGIFSGGREIAVKRLSSHSGQGLNEFKNEVILIARLQHRNLVRLLGYCFQSSEKILLYEYMANKSLDTFIFDRRRCMILDWSKRFEIIEGIARGLLYLHHDSRLRIIHRDLKTSNILLDEELNPKISDFGLARVVEGKITQGNTNKVVGTYGYMAPEYAIDGLFSTKSDVFSFGIVILEIISGRRNTGFFHQEEASNLLGHAWRLWKEDKAMDLVDQSLHESCNEEEAIKCLNIGLLCVQEDPKDRPNTSNIVMMLGSENIVSLPSPNQPSFMTRKYANNNTSSSSAAKSDIVSNNELTVTIEIGR, encoded by the exons ATGTCTTCTCtctttgtctttctctttctacTCTTTTGCTCCTCTCTCAAAAGCCTAGGAGCTGCAACAACCTTAGCAAGCCAGAATAATTCAGTTATTGGTGACACAATTGATGCAAACAAATGGATTACAATTGCCTCAACAGTAGTTTCATCAGGTGGGAATTTTGAAATGGGGTTCTTCACACCAGGTAACAATTCTAATTATTACATAGGCATATGGTACAAAAAACTAAGTGTACAAACTGTTATTTGGGTTGCAAATAGAGAGACACCAGTTTCCATATATGAAATGGATTTTGCACAATTCAAGATTGTAGATGGAAATTTGGTACTCCTCAATGGTACTAGACATACAATTTGGTCCACAAATATCAAGTATTCCACAAATTCTAACAATTCCCAAGTTGTAGCAACTCTATTTGATGATGGGAATTTGATATTGAGTAATGGAGATAGTAAAAATTCAACGAATTTTCTATGGACAAGTTTTGATCATCCGTCTCACACGTTCATGCCTGGTTCAAAATTCGGGTACAACAAACGTACGAGGCTGAAGCAGGTCCTTACTTCATGGAAAAGCGAGAATGATCCATCACCGGGACCCTTTACTCATGAAGTTGACATGGATAAGTATAGTGGCCAAGGTGTTAATATGTGGAACCATAGTGTGATTTATTGGAATAGTGGACCTTGGACAGGCAACAATTTTACAGGTGTACCATATCAACCAAATCCTATGTTTAATTACACATATGTTAACAATGATGATGAGGTTTATTACATGTACAAATTCTTTAATCCTGCACTTATTTCAAGATTCGTTATGGATGTCAATGgacaaacaaaacaatttttgTGGATGGATAGTACAAATGCTTGGAGTGTTTTTTACACTGATCCAAAACAAGTTTGTGATGTTTTTGCTTATTGTGGGGCTTTTGGTATTTGTAATGAACTAAACAACTCTGCTTCAACATGTGATTGTTTGCCTGGTTTTAAGCCTAAGTTCGAAAAAGATTGGGGATTGAATAGTTTTTCAAGTGGATGTATGAGGAAAACAAGTTTGAATTGTGGTAAGTTTAGTGAAAAGGACAGGTTTTGGGTGCACAAGAATATGAGATTACCTGCAAATAATCAAACTTTGAGAGTTCAGAATGAAGCAGAGTGTGAAAGTGCATGTTTGGAGAATTGTGGTTGTGTTGGTTATTCTTATAATAGTGGAAATATTGGGTGTTTGATTTGGAGTGGAGAGCTGTTAAATTTGCAACAACTCTCTCAAGATAATGCTAATGGAAGCACCATTTACGTCAGGCTTGCAGCTTCTGAATTTTCAAGTAACAAAG atgaacatcaaaagcaaacTTCAAAAAAGCTGAAAGTTGCCATACCTATTGGTGTAATTGCTGCACTTCTctttgtttcatgctttacatacatatattatagaaaaagaagaagctcAAAAGTCAAAG AGAGTAGTACAAAATCTCTCATGCAGAATACTGAAGGAGAAGGAAAAGAATTGATAAATATTCAGGATGAAGATAAAGGCAATATTGATGTTCCATTCTTTAGTTTGGAAAGCATATTAGTGGCAACAGATGACTTCTCAGAACAAAATAAGCTTGGACAAGGGGGTTTTGGTCCTGTTTACAAG GGCATATTTTCAGGAGGAAGAGAAATTGCAGTGAAGAGGCTATCAAGTCATTCTGGACAAGGCTTAAATGAATTCAAGAATGAAGTAATACTGATTGCAAGGCTTCAACATAGAAATCTTGTTAGACTTTTGGGTTATTGTTTCCAATCAAGTGAAAAGATTTTACTCTATGAGTATATGGCAAACAAAAGTCTAGACACCTTCATATTTG ATCGAAGACGATGCATGATATTGGATTGGAGTAAGAGATTTGAAATTATAGAGGGAATTGCTAGAGGACTTCTTTACCTGCACCATGATTCAAGATTAAGGATCATTCATAGAGATCTCAAAACAAGTAATATATTATTGGATGAAGAGTTAAATCCAAAAATATCAGATTTTGGCTTAGCAAGGGTTGTTGAAGGGAAAATTACACAGGGAAATACAAATAAAGTGGTTGGAACCTA TGGTTATATGGCTCCGGAATATGCAATAGATGGATTATTCTCAACTAAATCGGATGTATTTAGTTTTGGAATAGTTATACTCGAGATCATCAGTGGAAGAAGGAATACCGGATTTTTTCACCAAGAAGAAGCGTCGAACCTCTTAGGCCAT GCATGGAGATTATGGAAAGAAGATAAGGCCATGGACTTAGTGGATCAATCACTACATGAATCATGCAACGAAGAAGAAGCAATCAAATGCCTTAATATTGGTCTTTTGTGTGTACAAGAAGATCCAAAAGATCGACCCAACACATCAAATATAGTTATGATGCTTGGTAGCGAAAATATTGTTTCTCTTCCGAGCCCAAATCAACCATCTTTCATGACTAGAAAATATGCCAACAATAACacatcttcttcttctgctGCTAAGTCTGATATTGTCTCTAACAATGAGCTCACTGTGACCATTGAAATTGGTCGATAA
- the LOC132067560 gene encoding G-type lectin S-receptor-like serine/threonine-protein kinase B120 isoform X3 has product MSSLFVFLFLLFCSSLKSLGAATTLASQNNSVIGDTIDANKWITIASTVVSSGGNFEMGFFTPGNNSNYYIGIWYKKLSVQTVIWVANRETPVSIYEMDFAQFKIVDGNLVLLNGTRHTIWSTNIKYSTNSNNSQVVATLFDDGNLILSNGDSKNSTNFLWTSFDHPSHTFMPGSKFGYNKRTRLKQVLTSWKSENDPSPGPFTHEVDMDKYSGQGVNMWNHSVIYWNSGPWTGNNFTDEHQKQTSKKLKVAIPIGVIAALLFVSCFTYIYYRKRRSSKVKESSTKSLMQNTEGEGKELINIQDEDKGNIDVPFFSLESILVATDDFSEQNKLGQGGFGPVYKGIFSGGREIAVKRLSSHSGQGLNEFKNEVILIARLQHRNLVRLLGYCFQSSEKILLYEYMANKSLDTFIFDRRRCMILDWSKRFEIIEGIARGLLYLHHDSRLRIIHRDLKTSNILLDEELNPKISDFGLARVVEGKITQGNTNKVVGTYGYMAPEYAIDGLFSTKSDVFSFGIVILEIISGRRNTGFFHQEEASNLLGHAWRLWKEDKAMDLVDQSLHESCNEEEAIKCLNIGLLCVQEDPKDRPNTSNIVMMLGSENIVSLPSPNQPSFMTRKYANNNTSSSSAAKSDIVSNNELTVTIEIGR; this is encoded by the exons ATGTCTTCTCtctttgtctttctctttctacTCTTTTGCTCCTCTCTCAAAAGCCTAGGAGCTGCAACAACCTTAGCAAGCCAGAATAATTCAGTTATTGGTGACACAATTGATGCAAACAAATGGATTACAATTGCCTCAACAGTAGTTTCATCAGGTGGGAATTTTGAAATGGGGTTCTTCACACCAGGTAACAATTCTAATTATTACATAGGCATATGGTACAAAAAACTAAGTGTACAAACTGTTATTTGGGTTGCAAATAGAGAGACACCAGTTTCCATATATGAAATGGATTTTGCACAATTCAAGATTGTAGATGGAAATTTGGTACTCCTCAATGGTACTAGACATACAATTTGGTCCACAAATATCAAGTATTCCACAAATTCTAACAATTCCCAAGTTGTAGCAACTCTATTTGATGATGGGAATTTGATATTGAGTAATGGAGATAGTAAAAATTCAACGAATTTTCTATGGACAAGTTTTGATCATCCGTCTCACACGTTCATGCCTGGTTCAAAATTCGGGTACAACAAACGTACGAGGCTGAAGCAGGTCCTTACTTCATGGAAAAGCGAGAATGATCCATCACCGGGACCCTTTACTCATGAAGTTGACATGGATAAGTATAGTGGCCAAGGTGTTAATATGTGGAACCATAGTGTGATTTATTGGAATAGTGGACCTTGGACAGGCAACAATTTTACAG atgaacatcaaaagcaaacTTCAAAAAAGCTGAAAGTTGCCATACCTATTGGTGTAATTGCTGCACTTCTctttgtttcatgctttacatacatatattatagaaaaagaagaagctcAAAAGTCAAAG AGAGTAGTACAAAATCTCTCATGCAGAATACTGAAGGAGAAGGAAAAGAATTGATAAATATTCAGGATGAAGATAAAGGCAATATTGATGTTCCATTCTTTAGTTTGGAAAGCATATTAGTGGCAACAGATGACTTCTCAGAACAAAATAAGCTTGGACAAGGGGGTTTTGGTCCTGTTTACAAG GGCATATTTTCAGGAGGAAGAGAAATTGCAGTGAAGAGGCTATCAAGTCATTCTGGACAAGGCTTAAATGAATTCAAGAATGAAGTAATACTGATTGCAAGGCTTCAACATAGAAATCTTGTTAGACTTTTGGGTTATTGTTTCCAATCAAGTGAAAAGATTTTACTCTATGAGTATATGGCAAACAAAAGTCTAGACACCTTCATATTTG ATCGAAGACGATGCATGATATTGGATTGGAGTAAGAGATTTGAAATTATAGAGGGAATTGCTAGAGGACTTCTTTACCTGCACCATGATTCAAGATTAAGGATCATTCATAGAGATCTCAAAACAAGTAATATATTATTGGATGAAGAGTTAAATCCAAAAATATCAGATTTTGGCTTAGCAAGGGTTGTTGAAGGGAAAATTACACAGGGAAATACAAATAAAGTGGTTGGAACCTA TGGTTATATGGCTCCGGAATATGCAATAGATGGATTATTCTCAACTAAATCGGATGTATTTAGTTTTGGAATAGTTATACTCGAGATCATCAGTGGAAGAAGGAATACCGGATTTTTTCACCAAGAAGAAGCGTCGAACCTCTTAGGCCAT GCATGGAGATTATGGAAAGAAGATAAGGCCATGGACTTAGTGGATCAATCACTACATGAATCATGCAACGAAGAAGAAGCAATCAAATGCCTTAATATTGGTCTTTTGTGTGTACAAGAAGATCCAAAAGATCGACCCAACACATCAAATATAGTTATGATGCTTGGTAGCGAAAATATTGTTTCTCTTCCGAGCCCAAATCAACCATCTTTCATGACTAGAAAATATGCCAACAATAACacatcttcttcttctgctGCTAAGTCTGATATTGTCTCTAACAATGAGCTCACTGTGACCATTGAAATTGGTCGATAA
- the LOC132067560 gene encoding G-type lectin S-receptor-like serine/threonine-protein kinase At4g27290 isoform X1: MSSLFVFLFLLFCSSLKSLGAATTLASQNNSVIGDTIDANKWITIASTVVSSGGNFEMGFFTPGNNSNYYIGIWYKKLSVQTVIWVANRETPVSIYEMDFAQFKIVDGNLVLLNGTRHTIWSTNIKYSTNSNNSQVVATLFDDGNLILSNGDSKNSTNFLWTSFDHPSHTFMPGSKFGYNKRTRLKQVLTSWKSENDPSPGPFTHEVDMDKYSGQGVNMWNHSVIYWNSGPWTGNNFTGVPYQPNPMFNYTYVNNDDEVYYMYKFFNPALISRFVMDVNGQTKQFLWMDSTNAWSVFYTDPKQVCDVFAYCGAFGICNELNNSASTCDCLPGFKPKFEKDWGLNSFSSGCMRKTSLNCGKFSEKDRFWVHKNMRLPANNQTLRVQNEAECESACLENCGCVGYSYNSGNIGCLIWSGELLNLQQLSQDNANGSTIYVRLAASEFSSNKADEHQKQTSKKLKVAIPIGVIAALLFVSCFTYIYYRKRRSSKVKESSTKSLMQNTEGEGKELINIQDEDKGNIDVPFFSLESILVATDDFSEQNKLGQGGFGPVYKGIFSGGREIAVKRLSSHSGQGLNEFKNEVILIARLQHRNLVRLLGYCFQSSEKILLYEYMANKSLDTFIFDRRRCMILDWSKRFEIIEGIARGLLYLHHDSRLRIIHRDLKTSNILLDEELNPKISDFGLARVVEGKITQGNTNKVVGTYGYMAPEYAIDGLFSTKSDVFSFGIVILEIISGRRNTGFFHQEEASNLLGHAWRLWKEDKAMDLVDQSLHESCNEEEAIKCLNIGLLCVQEDPKDRPNTSNIVMMLGSENIVSLPSPNQPSFMTRKYANNNTSSSSAAKSDIVSNNELTVTIEIGR, translated from the exons ATGTCTTCTCtctttgtctttctctttctacTCTTTTGCTCCTCTCTCAAAAGCCTAGGAGCTGCAACAACCTTAGCAAGCCAGAATAATTCAGTTATTGGTGACACAATTGATGCAAACAAATGGATTACAATTGCCTCAACAGTAGTTTCATCAGGTGGGAATTTTGAAATGGGGTTCTTCACACCAGGTAACAATTCTAATTATTACATAGGCATATGGTACAAAAAACTAAGTGTACAAACTGTTATTTGGGTTGCAAATAGAGAGACACCAGTTTCCATATATGAAATGGATTTTGCACAATTCAAGATTGTAGATGGAAATTTGGTACTCCTCAATGGTACTAGACATACAATTTGGTCCACAAATATCAAGTATTCCACAAATTCTAACAATTCCCAAGTTGTAGCAACTCTATTTGATGATGGGAATTTGATATTGAGTAATGGAGATAGTAAAAATTCAACGAATTTTCTATGGACAAGTTTTGATCATCCGTCTCACACGTTCATGCCTGGTTCAAAATTCGGGTACAACAAACGTACGAGGCTGAAGCAGGTCCTTACTTCATGGAAAAGCGAGAATGATCCATCACCGGGACCCTTTACTCATGAAGTTGACATGGATAAGTATAGTGGCCAAGGTGTTAATATGTGGAACCATAGTGTGATTTATTGGAATAGTGGACCTTGGACAGGCAACAATTTTACAGGTGTACCATATCAACCAAATCCTATGTTTAATTACACATATGTTAACAATGATGATGAGGTTTATTACATGTACAAATTCTTTAATCCTGCACTTATTTCAAGATTCGTTATGGATGTCAATGgacaaacaaaacaatttttgTGGATGGATAGTACAAATGCTTGGAGTGTTTTTTACACTGATCCAAAACAAGTTTGTGATGTTTTTGCTTATTGTGGGGCTTTTGGTATTTGTAATGAACTAAACAACTCTGCTTCAACATGTGATTGTTTGCCTGGTTTTAAGCCTAAGTTCGAAAAAGATTGGGGATTGAATAGTTTTTCAAGTGGATGTATGAGGAAAACAAGTTTGAATTGTGGTAAGTTTAGTGAAAAGGACAGGTTTTGGGTGCACAAGAATATGAGATTACCTGCAAATAATCAAACTTTGAGAGTTCAGAATGAAGCAGAGTGTGAAAGTGCATGTTTGGAGAATTGTGGTTGTGTTGGTTATTCTTATAATAGTGGAAATATTGGGTGTTTGATTTGGAGTGGAGAGCTGTTAAATTTGCAACAACTCTCTCAAGATAATGCTAATGGAAGCACCATTTACGTCAGGCTTGCAGCTTCTGAATTTTCAAGTAACAAAG CAGatgaacatcaaaagcaaacTTCAAAAAAGCTGAAAGTTGCCATACCTATTGGTGTAATTGCTGCACTTCTctttgtttcatgctttacatacatatattatagaaaaagaagaagctcAAAAGTCAAAG AGAGTAGTACAAAATCTCTCATGCAGAATACTGAAGGAGAAGGAAAAGAATTGATAAATATTCAGGATGAAGATAAAGGCAATATTGATGTTCCATTCTTTAGTTTGGAAAGCATATTAGTGGCAACAGATGACTTCTCAGAACAAAATAAGCTTGGACAAGGGGGTTTTGGTCCTGTTTACAAG GGCATATTTTCAGGAGGAAGAGAAATTGCAGTGAAGAGGCTATCAAGTCATTCTGGACAAGGCTTAAATGAATTCAAGAATGAAGTAATACTGATTGCAAGGCTTCAACATAGAAATCTTGTTAGACTTTTGGGTTATTGTTTCCAATCAAGTGAAAAGATTTTACTCTATGAGTATATGGCAAACAAAAGTCTAGACACCTTCATATTTG ATCGAAGACGATGCATGATATTGGATTGGAGTAAGAGATTTGAAATTATAGAGGGAATTGCTAGAGGACTTCTTTACCTGCACCATGATTCAAGATTAAGGATCATTCATAGAGATCTCAAAACAAGTAATATATTATTGGATGAAGAGTTAAATCCAAAAATATCAGATTTTGGCTTAGCAAGGGTTGTTGAAGGGAAAATTACACAGGGAAATACAAATAAAGTGGTTGGAACCTA TGGTTATATGGCTCCGGAATATGCAATAGATGGATTATTCTCAACTAAATCGGATGTATTTAGTTTTGGAATAGTTATACTCGAGATCATCAGTGGAAGAAGGAATACCGGATTTTTTCACCAAGAAGAAGCGTCGAACCTCTTAGGCCAT GCATGGAGATTATGGAAAGAAGATAAGGCCATGGACTTAGTGGATCAATCACTACATGAATCATGCAACGAAGAAGAAGCAATCAAATGCCTTAATATTGGTCTTTTGTGTGTACAAGAAGATCCAAAAGATCGACCCAACACATCAAATATAGTTATGATGCTTGGTAGCGAAAATATTGTTTCTCTTCCGAGCCCAAATCAACCATCTTTCATGACTAGAAAATATGCCAACAATAACacatcttcttcttctgctGCTAAGTCTGATATTGTCTCTAACAATGAGCTCACTGTGACCATTGAAATTGGTCGATAA